In a single window of the Terrirubrum flagellatum genome:
- a CDS encoding cysteine rich repeat-containing protein: MSAHFRAIAIAVLGLWLAAVADVAVAQQQAKPPAPAPAAQQPRPPGPAPAAPAAQPAAAQPAPQQPALLGRPRLREFCGADIQRFCRAVNPGQGRITRCLTRRNNQLQRSCRLYLRRPLTPVPAPNPTPPRG, encoded by the coding sequence GTGTCAGCGCATTTTCGGGCGATCGCGATCGCCGTTCTCGGACTTTGGCTGGCGGCGGTCGCCGACGTCGCTGTCGCGCAGCAGCAGGCGAAACCGCCTGCCCCTGCGCCGGCCGCGCAACAGCCGAGACCGCCCGGTCCCGCGCCGGCCGCCCCTGCCGCGCAACCCGCCGCCGCTCAACCCGCGCCCCAGCAGCCGGCCCTGCTCGGCCGGCCGCGCTTGCGTGAATTCTGCGGCGCCGACATCCAGCGCTTCTGCCGCGCGGTGAACCCCGGACAGGGCCGGATCACGCGCTGCCTGACCCGACGCAACAATCAGCTCCAGCGCTCCTGCCGCCTCTATCTGCGCCGACCGCTGACGCCCGTCCCGGCGCCGAACCCGACGCCGCCGCGCGGCTAG